In Bacillota bacterium, one genomic interval encodes:
- a CDS encoding cobalamin B12-binding domain-containing protein — translation MAEEKRTRVLVAKPGLDGHDRGAKVVARALRDAGMEVIYTGLRQTPEQIVEAALQEDVDVIGLSCLSGAHNHLFPQVVALLKQHQAEDILVVGGGVIPDEDIPFLKEQGVKEIFTPGTGTNAVVEYIKKNVVHR, via the coding sequence ATGGCAGAAGAAAAGCGAACTCGGGTACTAGTGGCCAAGCCTGGCTTAGATGGTCATGACCGTGGCGCGAAAGTGGTCGCTAGGGCGTTAAGGGACGCCGGCATGGAAGTCATTTACACTGGCCTGCGGCAAACGCCAGAACAAATTGTCGAGGCGGCGCTGCAAGAAGACGTCGATGTGATTGGGCTGAGCTGTTTGTCAGGTGCGCACAATCACCTCTTCCCGCAAGTTGTCGCCTTGCTTAAACAGCATCAAGCAGAGGATATTCTGGTGGTGGGCGGCGGCGTTATTCCAGACGAGGACATACCTTTTCTCAAGGAGCAGGGGGTCAAAGAGATTTTTACTCCCGGCACAGGCACGAATGCCGTAGTGGAGTATATCAAGAAGAATGTTGTCCATAGATAA
- the meaB gene encoding methylmalonyl Co-A mutase-associated GTPase MeaB gives MLSIDKLSERFLSGETRALAQSISLVEDSAKEAAKFLRLLGVPKALPRVIGVTGPPGAGKSTLTARLALSLLDKGEKVALLLIDPSSPFTGGAILGDRIRMHDLAGRKEVFIRSLSSRGSLGGLSAAAIRVLRLLEYGDFSTIILETVGTGQAETDVVEAVDTVVVVAVPGLGDDIQAMKAGIMEIADIFVVNKADRDGAERTARQIEAMLGLQEEKRRLPVPVLTTVATTGQGISEVLQALDRHTAYLTTSQELTVRRVKRRQKELYAYVKDLLVDDFFAWAKEAGREVAPNSPQGAAEIYSLAEQLIAEYYAERTG, from the coding sequence ATGTTGTCCATAGATAAGCTCAGCGAAAGGTTCTTGTCTGGCGAGACTCGAGCACTGGCCCAAAGCATCTCCTTGGTCGAAGATAGCGCCAAAGAGGCCGCCAAATTTCTACGCCTGCTAGGTGTGCCTAAGGCGTTGCCGAGAGTCATCGGCGTGACTGGACCGCCTGGGGCCGGCAAGAGCACTTTGACGGCACGCTTGGCGCTAAGTCTCCTTGATAAGGGTGAGAAAGTCGCCTTGCTACTTATCGACCCTTCCAGTCCCTTTACAGGGGGTGCCATCCTAGGAGATCGCATCCGCATGCACGACTTGGCGGGAAGAAAAGAGGTCTTTATACGTAGCCTAAGCTCGCGTGGCAGCTTGGGCGGACTATCTGCGGCCGCCATCCGCGTGTTGCGTTTGCTCGAGTACGGCGATTTTTCTACCATCATTTTGGAGACTGTTGGCACGGGACAAGCTGAGACTGATGTGGTCGAGGCAGTAGATACTGTGGTAGTGGTTGCTGTGCCGGGTCTTGGCGATGATATTCAGGCGATGAAGGCGGGTATCATGGAAATCGCCGATATATTCGTCGTTAACAAGGCCGACCGCGATGGAGCAGAACGCACCGCGCGGCAAATTGAGGCGATGTTGGGTCTGCAGGAGGAAAAGCGCAGGCTGCCCGTTCCCGTATTGACGACGGTAGCGACGACAGGGCAGGGGATAAGCGAAGTGTTGCAGGCCTTAGACCGCCACACTGCCTACTTGACCACCAGTCAGGAGCTAACGGTGCGGCGGGTAAAACGTCGGCAAAAGGAACTCTACGCTTATGTAAAGGATCTCTTGGTGGACGACTTCTTTGCCTGGGCGAAAGAGGCAGGGAGGGAGGTTGCGCCTAATTCTCCGCAGGGGGCAGCCGAAATCTACAGTCTGGCCGAGCAGTTGATCGCCGAATATTATGCGGAAAGGACGGGATAA
- the mce gene encoding methylmalonyl-CoA epimerase, with amino-acid sequence MLKKIDHIGIAVRDLEAVRHFYTTILGLPDAGEEVVPEQKVRVAFLPIGETKIELLEPTAPDSPIAKFLEAKGEGIHHLSFAVDDIVATLEQLKAQGVRLIDEVPRFGAHGAKIAFVHPKASNGVLVELCERTEHEEA; translated from the coding sequence ATGCTTAAAAAAATTGATCATATCGGCATCGCAGTAAGGGACCTAGAGGCAGTTCGCCACTTCTACACCACAATTTTGGGGCTGCCCGATGCTGGGGAAGAAGTGGTACCTGAGCAAAAAGTCCGGGTAGCCTTCTTGCCTATTGGTGAGACAAAGATCGAGTTGCTCGAGCCAACTGCGCCCGACAGCCCTATCGCCAAATTTCTCGAGGCTAAGGGCGAGGGCATACATCATCTCTCCTTTGCAGTGGATGATATTGTCGCGACTTTAGAACAGCTCAAGGCGCAGGGAGTACGGCTCATTGATGAAGTCCCGAGATTCGGCGCGCACGGCGCTAAAATTGCTTTTGTTCATCCTAAAGCTAGTAATGGGGTGCTTGTTGAACTGTGCGAGCGCACCGAGCATGAGGAGGCTTAG
- a CDS encoding methylmalonyl-CoA carboxyltransferase, producing the protein MLEKIQELEVKRQALSLGGGQKRIDKHKEKGKLTARERIEFLLDPHTFVELDLFMKHRCTDFGMEATEAPGEGVVTGYGTIDGRLVYLASQDFTVVGGSLGEAHAQKICKVMDMAVRNGAPMISINDSGGARIQEGVDALNGYGNIFYRNTLASGVIPQISVIMGPCAGGAVYSPALTDFVFMTTGHSQMFITGPQVIKAVTGEEVSMDDLGGAAVHNTTSGVAHFMAASDEDCLNEVRRLITFLPSNNLAQAPANFSDDPVSRSQDHLLELVPAEANRGYDARQLIAEIVDDGDFMEVQPFYAENIVVGFARLNSNTVGIIANQPKVIAGSLDINASDKAARFIRFCDSFNIPLVTFVDTPGYLPGVNQEYGGIIRHGAKLLYAYSEATVPKITVIVRKAYGGAYLAMCSRALGADAVFSFPTAEIAVMGPDGAANILFKDAIAQAENPAVTRQEKIAEYRQKFANPYVAAARGMVDDIIDPRHTRRVLCNALEANATKRETRPTRKHGNMPL; encoded by the coding sequence ATGCTAGAGAAAATCCAGGAGCTCGAAGTTAAGAGACAGGCACTGTCTCTCGGAGGCGGGCAGAAGCGTATCGACAAGCATAAAGAAAAAGGCAAATTGACCGCCCGTGAGCGCATCGAGTTCTTGCTTGACCCCCATACTTTTGTGGAACTTGACCTCTTTATGAAGCACCGTTGTACGGATTTTGGCATGGAGGCAACTGAGGCTCCAGGCGAAGGAGTAGTCACCGGCTATGGTACCATTGACGGCAGGTTAGTCTACTTGGCCTCGCAAGACTTTACCGTGGTGGGCGGCTCGCTAGGCGAAGCCCATGCCCAAAAGATTTGCAAAGTCATGGACATGGCGGTGCGTAACGGAGCACCCATGATCTCTATCAATGACTCGGGCGGCGCGCGTATCCAAGAGGGTGTGGATGCCCTCAATGGTTACGGCAATATTTTCTACCGCAATACGCTCGCCTCAGGGGTCATTCCCCAGATTTCAGTCATTATGGGGCCCTGTGCAGGCGGAGCAGTCTATTCACCGGCCTTGACCGATTTTGTCTTTATGACGACTGGGCACAGCCAAATGTTTATTACTGGACCGCAAGTAATCAAGGCGGTGACCGGTGAAGAGGTCTCTATGGACGACTTAGGCGGGGCCGCGGTCCACAATACTACCAGTGGTGTAGCACATTTTATGGCAGCGAGCGATGAGGATTGCTTGAATGAAGTGCGGCGTCTAATCACTTTCTTGCCCAGTAATAACCTGGCACAAGCTCCGGCTAATTTTTCCGATGACCCCGTAAGTCGCTCGCAAGATCATCTGCTTGAGCTTGTTCCTGCGGAAGCGAACCGCGGCTACGACGCTAGGCAGCTGATCGCCGAAATCGTTGACGATGGGGACTTTATGGAAGTGCAGCCCTTCTATGCCGAGAACATTGTGGTCGGCTTCGCCAGACTTAACAGCAACACCGTAGGCATTATTGCTAATCAACCAAAGGTTATCGCTGGCAGTCTCGATATCAATGCCTCGGACAAGGCCGCGCGCTTTATTCGCTTCTGCGACAGTTTTAATATTCCCTTGGTTACTTTTGTCGACACACCCGGCTACCTTCCCGGCGTCAACCAAGAGTATGGCGGCATTATTCGACACGGCGCGAAACTACTCTATGCTTACTCCGAAGCTACCGTTCCTAAGATTACCGTAATTGTACGTAAGGCCTACGGTGGTGCTTACTTGGCGATGTGTAGCCGGGCCCTAGGCGCAGATGCAGTCTTTTCCTTTCCTACCGCGGAGATCGCCGTTATGGGGCCAGATGGCGCGGCGAACATCCTCTTTAAGGACGCCATAGCGCAGGCCGAGAATCCTGCTGTTACTCGTCAAGAGAAAATTGCCGAGTATCGACAAAAATTCGCCAACCCCTATGTGGCTGCCGCAAGGGGCATGGTGGACGACATCATCGACCCGCGCCACACGCGCCGCGTGCTCTGTAACGCCCTTGAAGCTAACGCTACCAAGCGTGAAACTCGCCCCACCAGAAAACATGGCAATATGCCCCTGTAG
- a CDS encoding OadG family protein, whose protein sequence is MTSEVFFYGLKVTAIGMGIVFVALYLMQLLLLALGFVVGAATKESKTAQVVSTETANHVETVEVVDEAVTLVQPTQEVTYGVMIAISAALAAAMGSRPVNIVSIRKDHIAVSSWQQASRSGNAERHHN, encoded by the coding sequence ATGACGAGTGAAGTATTTTTCTACGGCTTAAAAGTCACCGCTATTGGTATGGGCATCGTCTTTGTCGCCCTCTACCTTATGCAGCTACTGCTCTTAGCCCTAGGTTTTGTTGTGGGCGCCGCCACCAAGGAGAGTAAGACAGCACAAGTTGTGAGCACTGAAACGGCGAACCATGTAGAAACAGTGGAAGTAGTGGATGAAGCTGTGACTCTAGTGCAGCCGACGCAGGAAGTCACCTATGGCGTTATGATTGCCATTTCTGCGGCTCTAGCCGCGGCCATGGGCAGTCGTCCGGTCAATATTGTGAGCATTCGCAAAGACCACATAGCTGTAAGTTCATGGCAACAAGCGAGTCGTTCTGGAAATGCAGAGCGTCATCACAATTAG
- a CDS encoding acetyl-CoA carboxylase biotin carboxyl carrier protein subunit — translation MATSESFWKCRASSQLGRSDFVLKKYRIVVNGEVYEVEVEEVGVYSAARPAAPLAAPATVVAPPRVAAAAPVAPPVAKPAPQKSASPKVTGAGVVASPMPGTILGVKVKVGDVVKYGQPVVILEAMKMENEVVATTDGTIREVRVNKGTAVNSGDVLVVIG, via the coding sequence ATGGCAACAAGCGAGTCGTTCTGGAAATGCAGAGCGTCATCACAATTAGGAAGGAGCGATTTTGTGCTTAAGAAATATCGCATTGTCGTTAATGGAGAAGTTTATGAAGTGGAAGTAGAAGAAGTGGGGGTGTATTCTGCCGCTCGACCAGCAGCCCCCCTTGCTGCACCGGCGACGGTAGTCGCTCCTCCCCGTGTAGCCGCAGCAGCGCCGGTAGCGCCACCTGTAGCTAAGCCGGCACCACAAAAGAGTGCCTCCCCCAAAGTTACCGGCGCGGGTGTAGTGGCGAGCCCCATGCCCGGGACAATCCTAGGTGTTAAAGTAAAAGTTGGCGATGTTGTAAAGTACGGACAGCCAGTAGTAATCCTCGAGGCCATGAAGATGGAGAACGAGGTAGTCGCCACAACTGACGGCACCATACGCGAAGTTAGAGTCAACAAGGGCACCGCCGTTAACTCGGGTGACGTCCTCGTCGTTATTGGCTAA
- a CDS encoding sodium ion-translocating decarboxylase subunit beta, producing the protein MTQGQFIMIVVACFFLYLALVKEYEPLLLLPISFGMLLTNLPLGGLMAPPSGNMAGGLMYYLYQGVKLGIYPPLIFLGVGAMTDFGPLIANPKTFLLGAAAQIGIFATFIGALALNFTPQESASIAIIGGADGPTAIFLAARLAPHRLGAIALAAYSYMALVPVIQPPIMRLLTTEKERQCVMQQLRVVSKLEKVLFPIIVAVLVSLLLPPATPLVGMLMLGNLFRESGVVARLSETAQNQLMNLVVIFLGLSVGATAQAKYFLTWETLAIIFLGLAAFAVGTAGGVIFGKIMYYATGGKVNPLIGSAGVSAVPMAARVSQNEGRRANPSNYLLMHAMGPNVAGVIGSAIAAGVLLSILG; encoded by the coding sequence ATGACCCAGGGACAATTTATTATGATAGTCGTGGCCTGTTTCTTTCTCTACCTGGCGCTCGTTAAAGAGTATGAGCCACTCCTGCTCCTGCCCATCAGTTTCGGGATGCTGCTAACTAACCTGCCTTTGGGTGGCTTAATGGCACCTCCTTCTGGCAATATGGCAGGCGGACTGATGTACTATCTTTACCAGGGCGTTAAGCTTGGCATCTACCCACCCCTTATCTTCCTGGGCGTGGGAGCAATGACCGATTTTGGACCCCTTATCGCCAACCCAAAAACTTTTCTACTCGGTGCAGCCGCGCAAATCGGCATATTTGCCACTTTCATTGGGGCTCTAGCGCTTAACTTCACTCCCCAAGAGTCAGCCTCGATAGCTATCATTGGCGGAGCTGATGGCCCTACGGCTATATTCTTGGCGGCACGCCTAGCACCCCATCGCCTCGGCGCCATTGCTCTCGCCGCCTATTCCTACATGGCGCTTGTTCCCGTGATACAGCCTCCCATTATGCGCCTGCTGACGACCGAAAAAGAGCGCCAGTGCGTTATGCAGCAACTGCGGGTCGTCTCAAAACTCGAGAAAGTTCTCTTCCCCATCATCGTGGCTGTCCTCGTCAGCCTCTTGCTGCCGCCCGCTACACCGCTTGTGGGTATGCTGATGTTAGGGAATCTTTTTAGAGAGTCGGGAGTAGTCGCTCGTTTGTCAGAAACTGCGCAAAACCAATTGATGAATTTGGTAGTTATATTTCTCGGCTTAAGTGTGGGCGCAACAGCTCAGGCTAAATACTTTCTCACTTGGGAGACTTTGGCCATTATCTTCCTCGGTCTTGCTGCTTTTGCCGTGGGCACGGCGGGCGGCGTAATATTTGGCAAAATAATGTACTATGCCACAGGGGGTAAAGTCAACCCCTTAATCGGCTCGGCTGGTGTGTCGGCGGTACCCATGGCCGCACGAGTATCGCAGAATGAGGGCCGCCGGGCTAACCCCAGTAACTATTTATTGATGCATGCCATGGGCCCTAATGTGGCCGGAGTCATCGGCTCAGCCATAGCTGCAGGCGTCCTCTTGTCCATTCTTGGCTAA
- a CDS encoding phosphate propanoyltransferase, with protein sequence MKIPVGVSSRHLHLSVEDLATLFGPNRKLQKLRDLSQTGQFAAMETVTLVGPKGEIANVRVLGPARAQSQVEVSFSDAVKLGINPPVRDSGSLSGAGSIRIEGPMGAVEAENAVIIAWRHIHMTPHDAAIFGVADKDKVSVSVGGERGMTLHHVLVRVRPDFKLEMHIDTDEANACGLRNGDLVEICPR encoded by the coding sequence ATGAAAATTCCTGTAGGTGTATCTAGTCGCCACCTGCATTTGTCCGTCGAAGATCTGGCCACACTTTTTGGGCCCAACCGCAAGTTGCAGAAACTGCGCGATCTCAGCCAAACAGGGCAGTTTGCGGCCATGGAAACGGTGACATTAGTCGGCCCGAAGGGCGAGATTGCCAATGTCCGTGTCCTAGGTCCCGCTCGCGCCCAAAGTCAAGTAGAGGTGAGCTTCTCTGACGCCGTGAAATTAGGTATAAACCCCCCGGTGCGAGATTCGGGCTCCCTCAGTGGGGCGGGTAGCATTCGCATTGAGGGACCCATGGGGGCAGTAGAGGCAGAAAATGCCGTAATAATTGCCTGGCGTCACATTCACATGACCCCCCATGATGCCGCAATTTTTGGCGTAGCCGACAAAGATAAAGTCAGTGTCTCTGTGGGCGGAGAACGGGGCATGACCCTGCACCATGTACTAGTCAGGGTACGCCCGGATTTTAAACTAGAAATGCATATTGACACCGATGAAGCCAATGCCTGTGGACTTCGCAATGGTGACTTAGTGGAGATTTGCCCGCGTTAG
- a CDS encoding YitT family protein has translation MWWRRLIEYLGIIIGSIIVGVGLNALLIPNRIAAGGASGIATIIYHLWGWSPGIVLLAINIPLLIASFIVFGPRFGIYTILGSLATSLAVEFTQGAVVLTQDPLLASIYGGVVTGIGMGIVFRFRGSTGGTDILAKFVTHYSGVSIGQALLFIDAAVVLLAGIIFTAEYAMYALIAIFVSAKLIDVVLEGIYSAKALFIISHEADRIAALLMTRLERGVTMFPSKGGFSKEEKTTLLCVVGRMELSRAKQVVLEIDKTAFIIVTEAHEVLGEGFAAP, from the coding sequence ATGTGGTGGCGTCGTTTAATTGAGTATTTAGGAATTATCATCGGGTCGATTATCGTGGGCGTAGGGCTAAACGCTCTGCTTATCCCTAACCGCATTGCTGCTGGAGGCGCAAGCGGAATTGCGACTATTATTTATCATCTATGGGGATGGTCGCCCGGAATAGTCTTACTGGCGATTAACATCCCCCTGCTTATTGCTAGCTTCATCGTTTTTGGGCCGCGCTTTGGTATCTACACCATCCTGGGTTCTCTCGCGACCTCGCTCGCTGTCGAGTTCACGCAGGGCGCTGTGGTGCTAACCCAAGATCCCCTGCTGGCTTCAATTTATGGTGGAGTAGTAACTGGCATCGGCATGGGCATTGTATTCCGTTTCCGGGGTTCGACGGGTGGGACCGATATACTGGCTAAATTCGTCACTCACTACAGTGGCGTAAGTATCGGACAAGCGCTGCTCTTTATTGATGCTGCCGTTGTCCTTTTGGCCGGCATCATATTTACGGCCGAGTATGCCATGTACGCGCTTATCGCCATTTTTGTCAGCGCCAAACTCATTGATGTGGTGCTAGAAGGCATCTACTCGGCCAAGGCACTCTTTATCATTTCTCACGAGGCAGACAGAATTGCCGCTCTGCTCATGACCAGGCTAGAGCGCGGTGTGACCATGTTCCCCAGCAAAGGTGGCTTCAGTAAAGAGGAGAAAACTACTCTCCTCTGCGTCGTGGGCAGGATGGAACTTAGTCGCGCCAAACAAGTAGTGCTCGAGATTGACAAGACGGCCTTTATTATCGTCACCGAGGCCCACGAAGTGCTAGGGGAAGGCTTTGCTGCTCCGTAG
- a CDS encoding glycosyltransferase has product MNIIIFSANIGHGHNLVAEATAEELRLAGHTVQQIDALEFVSPFFSKVLLESYLKLLRYTPNIYGRIYQWTEEPTFFDFSSIINNLFCNLFKKLLSQFKPDAIVCTHSFPAGFLSALKIKLDIDVPLFAVVTDFTVHYTYVHPAVNTYVVASPKLTYQLRHIGVEEHQIAPIGIPIRRRFSNPPSRPEAREALGLENRPTLLLMGGGLGMGTPTEMVRVLDHYLDGPQLIVIAGKNESLYRELLASRFRNEVHIVGYVDNVETYMAAADLLVTKPGGVTCAEALAIGLPMAVVSPIPGQEFRNASFLVEQQAAVQFDMSFLAPKLADLLADDLRLSCMSQLAKRLARPLAARHLVDLLQR; this is encoded by the coding sequence ATGAATATTATCATTTTCTCTGCCAACATAGGTCATGGCCACAATCTCGTTGCGGAAGCTACCGCTGAGGAACTGCGCCTTGCGGGACATACGGTCCAGCAAATAGATGCCTTAGAATTTGTCAGTCCATTTTTTTCCAAAGTACTTTTGGAGAGTTACCTTAAGTTGCTGCGATACACCCCTAATATATATGGCAGAATTTATCAATGGACTGAGGAGCCCACCTTCTTTGACTTTTCCTCCATAATCAATAATTTGTTCTGCAATCTTTTTAAAAAGTTGCTTTCCCAATTTAAGCCAGACGCCATTGTCTGCACCCATAGCTTTCCAGCTGGCTTTCTCTCCGCACTGAAGATCAAGCTAGACATTGACGTGCCTTTATTCGCTGTAGTCACTGATTTTACGGTGCACTACACCTATGTTCATCCTGCAGTTAACACCTATGTCGTGGCATCGCCGAAGCTTACCTACCAGCTACGGCATATTGGAGTGGAAGAGCACCAAATTGCGCCTATTGGCATACCCATTCGCCGCCGCTTTTCTAATCCGCCGAGTAGGCCAGAAGCTAGAGAGGCCTTGGGGCTAGAGAACCGCCCTACCTTGCTACTAATGGGAGGCGGGCTGGGGATGGGTACTCCCACCGAAATGGTAAGGGTCCTAGACCACTACTTAGATGGCCCACAATTAATAGTCATTGCCGGTAAGAATGAGTCCTTGTATCGAGAATTGCTGGCCTCACGTTTTCGCAATGAAGTGCACATTGTTGGCTATGTGGATAATGTTGAGACTTACATGGCGGCTGCAGACCTACTGGTGACCAAGCCAGGCGGTGTCACTTGCGCCGAAGCCTTGGCCATTGGTCTACCCATGGCCGTGGTCTCACCGATACCTGGGCAGGAGTTTCGCAATGCCTCGTTTCTAGTTGAGCAGCAGGCTGCCGTTCAATTTGATATGAGCTTCTTGGCGCCGAAGTTAGCTGACTTACTGGCAGACGATCTGCGCCTGTCTTGCATGAGCCAGCTGGCTAAACGCTTAGCTAGGCCTCTGGCCGCCCGTCACTTAGTTGATCTACTGCAAAGATAG
- the miaB gene encoding tRNA (N6-isopentenyl adenosine(37)-C2)-methylthiotransferase MiaB yields MKYLFHIFGCQMNEADAEVLAGHLETLGYSSTTTESEADLILLITCCVREHAESKVYGKLGELYSLKQENPRLILGICGCMPQQEDVARKLETRFPYLDLVFGTHNLPDFPKLLAQVEATGAAVVEVLGGAGAIAENLPRARRDSLKAWVTIMYGCSNFCTYCIVPYVRGQERSREVSAILAEISDLATKGYREITLLGQNVNSYGRDLAGQPDFADLLAGIETISGISRVRYMTSHPRDFTDKLIQVVARAKKVCEHFHLPVQSGSNAVLKAMNRGYSREQYLALVDRIRRAVPTAVITTDIIVGFPGETEEDFAETLSLLREVRFDAAYTFAYSPRSGTVAADWVENLSKEEKNARLRHLIDVVNEISLECNLPLLNQVVELLVEGPSRTDPSRLTGRTRSNKLVHFVGESSLIGRLVEVRITKVQTWSLKGEQVGVPH; encoded by the coding sequence ATGAAGTATCTCTTTCATATATTTGGTTGCCAAATGAACGAAGCAGATGCCGAAGTCTTGGCCGGCCACCTTGAGACCTTGGGCTACTCCTCTACAACAACGGAAAGCGAAGCAGACCTAATCTTGTTGATCACTTGCTGCGTCAGAGAGCATGCTGAGAGCAAGGTTTACGGCAAGCTTGGTGAGCTTTATAGCCTGAAGCAGGAGAATCCTCGCCTCATCCTCGGCATTTGCGGATGCATGCCACAGCAAGAGGACGTGGCCAGAAAGCTTGAGACGCGCTTCCCCTACTTGGACTTGGTGTTTGGCACGCATAACCTGCCTGACTTTCCGAAGCTACTGGCACAGGTCGAGGCCACAGGTGCAGCGGTAGTAGAAGTCCTTGGCGGGGCAGGTGCTATCGCCGAGAATCTACCCCGAGCCAGGCGTGACAGTTTAAAAGCATGGGTCACCATTATGTACGGGTGTAGTAATTTCTGCACGTACTGCATCGTGCCTTATGTCCGAGGGCAGGAACGTAGCCGTGAGGTCTCGGCAATTCTTGCTGAAATTAGCGATTTAGCGACTAAGGGCTACCGAGAGATTACGCTGCTCGGACAAAATGTTAATTCGTATGGTCGCGATCTCGCGGGGCAGCCAGATTTCGCCGATCTCTTGGCGGGCATCGAAACTATCTCTGGTATTTCTCGTGTGCGCTACATGACTTCACATCCTAGGGACTTTACCGATAAACTTATACAGGTAGTAGCGCGTGCAAAGAAAGTGTGTGAGCACTTCCACCTGCCAGTGCAAAGTGGCAGCAACGCTGTCCTTAAAGCTATGAACCGCGGTTACTCTAGAGAGCAGTACCTGGCCTTAGTTGATCGTATTCGCCGCGCTGTGCCTACTGCCGTCATTACGACTGACATTATCGTCGGGTTTCCCGGTGAGACGGAGGAGGATTTTGCTGAGACCTTGAGTTTGCTTAGGGAAGTCCGTTTTGATGCCGCCTATACCTTTGCCTATTCCCCCCGTAGCGGCACAGTGGCGGCAGATTGGGTTGAAAACCTTAGTAAAGAAGAGAAAAATGCGCGTCTTCGGCACTTAATCGATGTCGTCAATGAAATCTCCCTAGAGTGCAACTTACCACTGCTAAATCAAGTCGTGGAGTTGTTAGTGGAGGGGCCCAGCAGAACAGACCCTTCACGACTTACCGGGCGGACCCGCAGCAATAAGTTAGTGCACTTTGTAGGCGAGAGCTCATTGATTGGCAGACTAGTCGAGGTGCGAATCACCAAAGTACAGACATGGAGTCTAAAGGGAGAACAGGTCGGCGTTCCACATTAG